A genomic window from Triticum urartu cultivar G1812 chromosome 7, Tu2.1, whole genome shotgun sequence includes:
- the LOC125524665 gene encoding RING-H2 finger protein ATL43-like gives MAQSPPGFVPIVTSPPPPRWPFHPSLPPPPSNARPSSTQGRILAGLLIGVVACLIVFTAVCTLCREYRDRRARAAAAAWRWPVPERNGVRVVGERQLGRAYAASPTAGLPAFTYSPSVKRNMTGGGEEEAATCSVCLGALQLGETVRLLPACLHMYHAECIDPWLDAHSTCPVCRSDTGPAAGVGRPPSV, from the coding sequence ATGGCTCAATCGCCCCCGGGCTTCGTCCCCATTGTCACCTCTCCCCCTCCACCGCGGTGGCCATTCCATCCTTCActaccgccgccgccgtccaATGCTAGGCCATCGTCTACCCAAGGCAGGATACTCGCCGGCCTCCTCATCGGCGTCGTGGCGTGCTTGATCGTGTTCACCGCCGTGTGCACCCTCTGCAGGGAGTACCGCGACCGCCGCGCTCGAGCCGCGGCCGCCGCTTGGCGGTGGCCCGTGCCGGAACGCAATGGCGTGCGCGTCGTTGGCGAGCGGCAGCTTGGCCGGGCCTACGCCGCCAGCCCCACGGCCGGCCTCCCGGCGTTCACGTACAGCCCGTCCGTGAAGCGCAACATGAcgggcggcggggaggaggaggcggcgacgTGCTCGGTGTGCCTCGGCGCGCTGCAGCTCGGCGAGACGGTGCGGCTGCTGCCGGCGTGCCTGCACATGTACCACGCGGAGTGCATCGACCCCTGGCTGGACGCGCACTCGACGTGCCCGGTCTGCCGCTCCGACACCGGCCCGGCCGCGGGCGTCGGCCGGCCACCGTCTGTTTAG
- the LOC125524685 gene encoding RING-H2 finger protein ATL39-like, protein MRFAMSPDSLLLFYAAAAAVTAAFGLFSLYKHLVRQRRHHPSADAPDGDMEERRPLAVTTVASSILPPFMYNRLVRHSGKGDDAGSTECAVCLGTIRVGAMAKLLPACAHVYHVECIDLWLAAHSTCPLCRCTVGGDRSAQDLACLSPA, encoded by the coding sequence ATGCGTTTCGCCATGTCGCCCGACAGCCTCCTCCTCTTCTACGCCGCCGCGGCGGCCGTCACCGCCGCCTTCGGCCTCTTCTCGCTGTACAAGCACCTCGTGCGCCAACGGCGGCACCACCCCAGCGCGGACGCACCGGACGGGGACATGGAGGAGCGCCGGCCGCTCGCGGTGACCACGGTGGCGTCCAGCATTCTCCCGCCGTTCATGTACAACCGGCTCGTCCGGCACAGCGGCAAGGGCGACGACGCGGGCTCGACGGAGTGCGCGGTCTGCCTCGGCACCATCCGGGTCGGCGCCATGGCCAAGCTGCTGCCGGCGTGCGCCCACGTGTACCACGTCGAGTGCATCGACCTGTGGCTCGCCGCGCACTCGACGTGCCCTCTCTGCCGGTGCACGGTCGGCGGTGATCGCTCGGCTCAGGACCTTGCTTGCCTCTCACCTGCATAG
- the LOC125524684 gene encoding PLASMODESMATA CALLOSE-BINDING PROTEIN 5-like produces MAAASPPSLHLALLLFAVRAAVSGAAGAVGVSGGGQLWCVAKNNAEDGALQSAIDWACGPYGGADCRAIQQGGACYEPPDLLAHASYAFNDYFLRSGGAASPAACDFSGAAALIGLNPSHGNCVFPSSSSPRNGSFTGITTYGRTGADLSQSSSWQLNTWSFILCMSLSATIFVVSRF; encoded by the exons ATGGCGGCAGCCTCGCCTCCCTCCCTCCACCTCGCCCTCCTCCTCTTCGCAGTCCGCGCGGCCGTCAGCGGCGCCGCGGGGGCGGTCggggtgagcggcggcgggcagCTGTGGTGCGTGGCGAAGAACAACGCCGAGGACGGCGCGCTGCAGTCGGCCATCGACTGGGCCTGCGGCCCCTACGGCGGCGCCGACTGCCGCGCCATCCAGCAGGGCGGCGCCTGCTACGAGCCGCCCGACCTCCTTGCGCACGCCTCCTACGCCTTCAACGACTACTTCCTCCGATCCGGCGgcgccgccagccccgccgcctgcgACTTCTCCGGCGCCGCCGCGCTCATCGGCCTCAACCCTA GTCATGGGAACTGCGTGTTTCCTTCCAG TTCATCCCCCAGAAATGGCAGCTTCACAGGAATAACAACCTATGGTCGGACCGGTGCAGATTTAAGCCAAAGTTCTTCATGGCAACTCAACACCTGGTCATTTATTTTGTGCATGTCTCTGTCTGCAACAATTTTTGTTGTCTCGCGTTTCTGA